In the genome of Pseudomonas putida, one region contains:
- a CDS encoding DUF1820 family protein: MSKREPAIYKVIFLNQGQVFEMYAKQIYQSDLWGFLEIEEFVFGERTQVVVDPSEEKLKAQFEGVVRSFVPMHSIVRIDEVERLGTAKISEAKGGGNVMPFPMPMPEK, translated from the coding sequence ATGAGCAAACGCGAACCCGCCATCTACAAAGTGATCTTCCTTAACCAGGGCCAGGTCTTCGAGATGTATGCCAAGCAGATCTACCAGAGTGATCTGTGGGGCTTTCTTGAAATCGAGGAGTTCGTCTTCGGTGAGCGCACCCAGGTGGTGGTCGATCCCAGCGAGGAGAAGCTCAAGGCGCAGTTCGAAGGTGTGGTGCGCAGTTTTGTGCCGATGCACTCGATCGTGCGCATCGACGAGGTGGAGCGACTGGGCACGGCGAAGATCAGCGAGGCCAAGGGCGGCGGCAATGTGATGCCGTTCCCGATGCCGATGCCGGAGAAGTAG
- the thiE gene encoding thiamine phosphate synthase: MKLRGLYAITDSQLLAGRLLSHVEAALEGGVCLLQYRDKSDDATRRLHEAEGLQRLCERYGTQLIINDDAQLAAHLGVGVHLGQTDGPLTPARTLLGRDAIIGSTCHAQLALAEQAASEGASYVAFGRFFNSVTKPGAPAADIALLGKARAQVQLPIAVIGGITLDNAAPLVAHGADLLAVIHGLFGVDSAQEVTRRARAFNALFAS, encoded by the coding sequence ATGAAGTTACGCGGTCTGTACGCGATCACCGACAGCCAACTGCTCGCCGGTCGCTTGCTCTCCCACGTCGAGGCTGCCCTCGAAGGTGGCGTTTGCCTGCTGCAATATCGTGACAAAAGCGACGATGCCACACGCCGCCTGCACGAGGCCGAAGGCCTGCAGAGGCTCTGCGAGCGCTATGGCACGCAACTGATCATCAACGACGACGCCCAACTGGCCGCACACCTGGGCGTCGGCGTGCACCTGGGCCAGACCGACGGCCCCCTGACCCCGGCCCGCACCCTGCTCGGCCGCGATGCCATCATCGGCTCCACCTGCCATGCCCAGCTCGCGCTGGCCGAGCAGGCCGCCAGCGAAGGCGCCAGCTACGTGGCCTTCGGTCGCTTCTTCAATTCGGTGACCAAGCCCGGCGCGCCAGCAGCCGACATCGCCCTGCTCGGCAAGGCCCGTGCCCAGGTGCAACTGCCGATCGCAGTGATCGGCGGCATCACCCTCGACAACGCCGCCCCCCTGGTCGCCCATGGCGCCGACCTGCTGGCGGTGATCCACGGCTTGTTCGGTGTCGACAGCGCGCAGGAAGTCACCCGCCGCGCCCGCGCCTTCAATGCCCTGTTCGCTTCCTGA
- a CDS encoding tetratricopeptide repeat protein → MNRTGRALTLGCLLLLQPLLALAEGGNSLLIPATGRCTLNTQPEDLQNALKACERTAESGDAQAQYELGEFYYNGNQAPKDLKKAVNWFEKASLQGQAQAQYRLGSMFFHGEGVPANNVQAYILLKMAAVNGDEDALDLADEVTEQMPRDELEHATQVLGQIFRKYLLELQNAEGRTPFSPLP, encoded by the coding sequence ATGAACCGCACCGGCCGCGCCCTTACCCTGGGCTGCCTGCTGCTTCTTCAGCCCCTGCTGGCCTTGGCAGAGGGCGGCAACTCGTTGCTGATTCCAGCGACGGGACGCTGCACCCTCAATACACAGCCCGAGGACCTGCAGAACGCCCTGAAGGCTTGCGAACGGACGGCGGAGTCGGGCGATGCCCAGGCGCAATACGAGCTGGGTGAGTTCTACTACAACGGCAACCAGGCACCCAAGGACCTGAAAAAAGCCGTCAACTGGTTCGAGAAAGCCTCATTGCAAGGCCAGGCCCAGGCGCAATATCGTCTCGGCTCGATGTTCTTCCATGGTGAAGGCGTCCCGGCCAACAACGTGCAGGCCTACATTCTGCTTAAGATGGCGGCGGTCAACGGCGACGAAGACGCCCTGGACCTGGCCGACGAAGTCACTGAGCAGATGCCCCGCGACGAACTCGAACACGCCACCCAGGTGCTCGGCCAGATCTTCCGCAAATACCTGCTGGAACTGCAAAACGCCGAGGGGCGCACGCCCTTCTCCCCCCTACCCTGA
- a CDS encoding sensor histidine kinase produces the protein MRYLLMMLLGCVPLFAGAVDFDNATRYLPLGQVMQVLEDRDGSASIAQVSSPAFVSRFRQHHEDVLNAGYSTSVFWLKVDLRNISPPTAPSRQWLLELAYPPLDRLDLYLPDGHGSYRLVQRTGDALPYASRQIRQDNYLFELPVNPGQAITAYLRLQSQGSIQAPLALWSAEAYMEEQPTRLYVLGMIYGVLLVMLVYNLFIYLSVRDVSYLYYILYIASFGLYQISVNGAGVAYFWPDNPWWANAATPLFIGAAGLFGCQFARHFLQLGRLSRGFDRLLLALMVGGALVMTLAVTMPYGLALRMATLLALLFTVSIFTAGLYAWWHGVRVARWFIIAWTAFLLGGLVNTLMVLGYLPNVFLTMYASQLGSALEVALLSLALADRINSLREQQAQALRDTGHTLEQLNQQLARSNRLKDEFLATVTHELRTPMNGVIGSLELMHTLPMSAEHAQYHRTATGSAQDMMAMVDDILVLTELQAGRLRAHAAPFSLRRQLQELRAGFAGRALGKGLYLSLDIPAELPDELLGDAQKLLRCLACLVDNGLKFTHQGGVMIQVRGRRLGPDSLALTFTISDSGIGFDDLDQAILYQRFFQVDGSMTRRYGGLGIGLSICRQLGELIGGRLAHESTRGLGSRFELSLNLSVAQAQWPSGRLASGVMGG, from the coding sequence ATGCGCTACTTGCTGATGATGCTTCTGGGCTGTGTGCCCCTGTTCGCCGGAGCGGTCGATTTCGACAACGCCACCCGGTACCTTCCATTGGGCCAAGTCATGCAGGTCCTCGAGGACCGTGATGGCAGCGCCAGCATCGCCCAGGTCAGCTCGCCGGCCTTTGTCAGCCGTTTCCGACAGCATCATGAAGACGTGCTCAATGCGGGCTATTCCACCTCGGTGTTCTGGCTGAAGGTCGACCTGCGCAACATCAGCCCGCCCACAGCACCTTCCCGCCAGTGGCTGCTGGAGTTGGCCTATCCACCACTGGATCGTCTGGATCTCTACCTGCCCGATGGCCATGGCAGCTACCGCCTGGTCCAGCGCACCGGCGATGCCTTGCCCTATGCCAGCCGGCAGATCCGCCAGGACAACTACCTGTTCGAGCTGCCTGTGAACCCGGGCCAGGCGATCACGGCCTACCTGCGTTTGCAGAGCCAGGGTTCGATCCAGGCGCCGCTGGCCCTGTGGTCAGCTGAGGCCTACATGGAAGAGCAGCCCACGCGCCTCTATGTGCTGGGCATGATCTACGGCGTGTTGCTGGTGATGTTGGTGTACAACCTGTTCATCTACCTCAGCGTTCGCGACGTCAGCTACCTCTATTACATCCTCTATATCGCTTCGTTCGGGCTCTACCAGATCTCTGTGAACGGTGCCGGTGTCGCGTACTTCTGGCCGGACAACCCCTGGTGGGCCAATGCCGCCACGCCCTTGTTCATTGGCGCCGCAGGGCTGTTCGGCTGCCAGTTCGCCCGGCATTTCCTGCAGTTGGGCAGGCTCAGCCGTGGTTTCGACCGCCTGCTGTTGGCGTTGATGGTCGGTGGAGCGCTGGTCATGACGCTGGCTGTGACCATGCCCTACGGCCTGGCCTTGCGCATGGCGACACTGCTGGCGCTGCTGTTCACCGTGAGCATCTTCACGGCAGGGCTTTATGCTTGGTGGCACGGGGTGCGGGTGGCGCGCTGGTTCATCATTGCCTGGACGGCATTCCTCTTGGGTGGGCTGGTCAATACCCTGATGGTGCTCGGTTATCTGCCGAACGTGTTCCTGACCATGTATGCCAGCCAGTTGGGGTCGGCGCTGGAAGTGGCGTTGTTGTCCCTGGCCCTGGCCGACCGCATCAACAGCCTGCGTGAGCAGCAGGCCCAGGCGTTGCGCGATACCGGCCACACCCTGGAGCAGCTGAACCAGCAACTGGCCCGAAGCAATCGTCTGAAGGATGAGTTCCTGGCGACGGTCACCCATGAACTGCGCACACCGATGAACGGTGTGATCGGCTCGCTGGAGTTGATGCATACCCTGCCGATGAGCGCCGAGCACGCCCAGTATCACCGCACCGCCACCGGTTCTGCCCAAGACATGATGGCCATGGTCGATGACATCCTCGTGCTCACCGAACTGCAGGCGGGTCGTCTGCGTGCCCATGCCGCGCCCTTCAGCCTGCGTCGGCAGTTGCAGGAACTGCGTGCAGGTTTCGCCGGGCGTGCCCTGGGCAAAGGCCTGTACCTGAGCCTGGATATCCCTGCGGAGCTGCCTGACGAGTTGCTTGGCGATGCGCAAAAACTGCTGCGCTGCCTGGCCTGCCTGGTGGACAACGGCCTGAAATTCACCCACCAGGGCGGCGTGATGATCCAGGTGCGCGGCCGCAGGCTCGGGCCGGACAGCCTGGCGTTGACTTTCACCATCAGCGACAGCGGTATCGGCTTCGACGACTTGGACCAAGCCATCCTCTATCAGCGTTTCTTCCAGGTCGATGGTTCCATGACGCGCCGTTACGGCGGTCTGGGCATCGGCTTGTCGATCTGCCGTCAGTTGGGCGAGCTGATCGGCGGCCGGCTGGCCCATGAGTCGACTCGGGGGCTGGGCAGCCGCTTCGAGTTGTCCCTGAACCTGTCCGTGGCCCAGGCGCAGTGGCCGTCCGGCCGGTTGGCCTCGGGTGTGATGGGCGGCTAA
- the miaB gene encoding tRNA (N6-isopentenyl adenosine(37)-C2)-methylthiotransferase MiaB — MAKKLYIETHGCQMNEYDSSRMVDLLGEHQALEVTEHPDDADVILLNTCSIREKAQDQVYSKLGRWRALKDRNPQMVIAVGGCVASQEGEALRKRAPYVDVVFGPQTLHRLPEMIDAARTTREPQVDVSFPEIEKFDHLPEPRIDGPTAFVSVMEGCSKYCTFCVVPYTRGTEVSRPFDDVLAEVIHLAENGVREITLLGQNVNGYRGQTHDGRLADLAELIRVVAAVDGIERIRYTTSHPLEFSDSLIQAHAEVPQLVKHLHLPVQAGSDRVLAAMKRNHTILEYKSKLRKLKAAVPDICISSDFIVGFPGETEKDFEQTMKLVAEVGFDFSFSFVYSARPGTPAAELADDTPDEIKKQRLQLLQHRIDQQGFEISRRMVGSVQRILVTDFSKRDPGKLQGRTENNRIVNFHCDNPSLIGQLVDVRIEEAKPHSLVGSLIQ; from the coding sequence ATGGCCAAGAAACTCTACATTGAAACCCACGGTTGCCAGATGAACGAGTACGACAGCTCGCGCATGGTCGACCTGTTGGGCGAACACCAGGCCCTGGAAGTCACCGAGCATCCCGATGATGCCGATGTCATCTTGCTCAACACCTGCTCGATCCGCGAAAAAGCGCAGGACCAGGTGTACTCCAAGCTCGGCCGCTGGCGCGCCCTGAAGGACCGCAACCCGCAGATGGTCATCGCTGTCGGCGGCTGCGTGGCCAGCCAGGAAGGCGAAGCCCTGCGCAAGCGTGCGCCCTACGTCGACGTGGTATTCGGTCCGCAGACCCTGCACCGCCTGCCGGAAATGATCGACGCCGCACGCACTACCCGTGAGCCGCAAGTCGATGTGTCGTTCCCGGAAATCGAAAAGTTCGATCACCTGCCCGAACCCCGCATCGACGGCCCGACCGCCTTCGTCTCGGTCATGGAAGGCTGCAGCAAATACTGCACCTTCTGCGTCGTGCCCTATACCCGCGGCACCGAGGTCAGCCGCCCGTTCGACGACGTGCTGGCCGAGGTCATCCACCTGGCCGAGAACGGCGTGCGCGAAATCACCCTGCTGGGCCAGAACGTCAACGGTTACCGCGGCCAGACCCACGATGGCCGCCTGGCAGACCTGGCCGAACTGATCCGCGTGGTGGCGGCGGTCGACGGGATCGAGCGGATCCGCTACACCACCTCGCACCCACTGGAGTTTTCCGACAGCCTGATCCAGGCCCACGCAGAGGTGCCGCAACTGGTCAAGCACCTGCACCTGCCGGTCCAGGCCGGCTCAGACCGCGTGCTGGCGGCCATGAAGCGCAACCACACAATCCTCGAGTACAAGTCCAAGCTGCGTAAACTCAAGGCCGCGGTGCCGGACATCTGCATCAGCTCGGACTTCATCGTCGGCTTCCCCGGCGAGACCGAGAAGGACTTCGAGCAGACCATGAAACTGGTGGCCGAGGTCGGCTTCGACTTTTCGTTCTCGTTCGTCTACAGCGCCCGCCCTGGAACCCCGGCCGCGGAGCTTGCAGACGATACGCCCGACGAAATCAAGAAGCAGCGCCTGCAACTGCTGCAGCACCGCATCGACCAGCAGGGCTTCGAGATCAGCCGACGCATGGTCGGCAGCGTCCAGCGTATCCTGGTCACCGACTTTTCCAAGCGTGACCCGGGCAAGCTGCAAGGCCGCACGGAGAATAATCGAATCGTCAACTTCCACTGCGACAATCCTTCGCTGATCGGCCAGCTGGTGGATGTGCGCATCGAAGAGGCCAAGCCGCACTCGTTGGTCGGCTCGTTGATTCAATGA
- a CDS encoding hydroxymethylpyrimidine/phosphomethylpyrimidine kinase, giving the protein MNTTYSSRPVVLCLSGHDPSGGAGLQADIEALIAQGCHAAPTVTALTVQDTVNVSDFRVLDREWVLAQANAVLADSTVAAVKLGMLGSIEMVDTVAELLSAHPHLPLVCDPVLRAGGGGRLGKDEVGYALRERLLPLATIATPNLPEARILAELPEGTADECAEKLLPFCRHLLITGGHGDEVQIHNRLYSRDGQQHTWTCERLPGSYHGSGCTLASALAGRLALGEQLQSAVRSALDYTWRTLRDAEQLGKGQFVPRRLPLDFCS; this is encoded by the coding sequence ATGAATACGACCTACAGCTCCCGCCCCGTTGTCCTCTGTCTTTCCGGCCACGACCCCAGTGGCGGCGCCGGCCTGCAGGCAGATATCGAAGCCCTGATCGCCCAAGGCTGTCACGCCGCACCTACCGTGACCGCCCTGACCGTCCAGGATACCGTCAACGTCTCCGACTTCCGCGTGCTGGACCGCGAGTGGGTGCTGGCACAGGCCAATGCCGTGCTGGCCGACTCCACTGTGGCGGCGGTCAAGCTCGGGATGCTCGGGTCGATCGAAATGGTCGATACCGTCGCCGAACTGCTGAGCGCCCATCCGCACCTGCCGCTGGTCTGCGACCCGGTTCTGCGTGCAGGTGGCGGTGGCCGCCTGGGCAAGGACGAAGTCGGCTATGCGCTGCGCGAACGCCTGCTGCCGCTGGCCACGATCGCCACGCCGAACCTGCCCGAAGCCCGGATTCTGGCCGAGCTGCCTGAAGGCACCGCGGACGAATGCGCCGAGAAACTTTTGCCGTTCTGTAGACATCTTCTGATTACCGGTGGTCACGGTGACGAGGTGCAAATTCATAACCGCCTATATAGCCGCGACGGTCAACAGCACACCTGGACCTGCGAACGCCTGCCAGGCAGCTACCATGGCTCCGGTTGTACCCTGGCCAGCGCCCTGGCCGGCCGCCTGGCCCTTGGCGAGCAATTGCAAAGTGCCGTGCGCAGTGCCCTGGACTACACCTGGCGCACCCTGCGCGACGCCGAGCAGCTGGGCAAGGGGCAGTTCGTCCCACGCCGACTGCCCTTGGACTTCTGCTCCTGA
- a CDS encoding HlyC/CorC family transporter, translating to MSEDRSSNGQKSWLGKLTQAFAHEPKNRQELLELLREAHQNKLLDSEALTIVEGAIQVADLQVRDIMVPRSQMISIKASQSPREFLPAVIDAAHSRYPVIGEGHDDVLGILLAKDLLPLILKENGDTFNIKDLLRPATFVPESKRLNVLLREFRANHNHMAIVIDEYGGVAGLVTIEDVLEQIVGDIEDEHDVEEDSYIKPLPSGDFLIKALTPIENFNEFFDSEFSDDEFDTVGGLVMSAFGHLPKRNETTEIGAYKFRILNADSRRIHLLRLTPITR from the coding sequence ATGAGCGAAGACCGATCGAGCAATGGGCAGAAGTCCTGGCTGGGTAAACTGACCCAGGCTTTTGCCCATGAGCCGAAAAACCGCCAGGAGCTCCTCGAGCTGCTGCGCGAAGCCCATCAGAACAAGCTGCTCGACAGCGAAGCGCTGACCATCGTCGAAGGTGCCATCCAGGTCGCTGACCTGCAGGTGCGTGACATCATGGTGCCGCGCTCGCAGATGATCAGCATCAAGGCCAGCCAGTCCCCACGTGAGTTCCTGCCAGCGGTGATCGACGCCGCACACTCGCGCTATCCGGTGATCGGCGAAGGCCACGACGATGTGCTCGGGATCCTCCTGGCCAAGGACCTGCTGCCGCTGATCCTCAAGGAGAACGGCGACACCTTCAACATCAAGGACCTGCTGCGCCCAGCCACCTTCGTACCAGAGTCCAAGCGCCTGAACGTGCTGCTGCGCGAATTCCGCGCCAACCACAACCACATGGCCATCGTCATCGACGAATACGGCGGCGTGGCCGGCCTGGTGACCATCGAGGACGTGCTCGAGCAGATCGTCGGCGACATCGAGGACGAACACGACGTCGAGGAAGACAGCTACATCAAGCCACTGCCCAGTGGCGACTTCCTGATCAAGGCACTGACCCCGATCGAAAACTTCAACGAGTTCTTCGACTCCGAGTTCTCCGACGATGAGTTCGACACCGTGGGCGGCCTGGTGATGAGCGCCTTCGGTCATCTGCCCAAGCGCAACGAGACCACCGAGATCGGCGCCTACAAGTTCCGTATTCTCAACGCCGACAGCCGGCGGATACACTTGCTGCGCCTGACCCCGATCACCCGTTAA
- a CDS encoding PhoH family protein, whose translation MNAPIQPHRFILEPFEAHRFANLCGQFDEHLRLIEQRLAIEIRNRGNQFELIGEPKTTSAAEQLLRRLYREAKASELSPETVHLYLQESTVENLDNPAVNEVSVSLRTRKGNIRPRGVNQQRYVKEILGNDINFGIGPAGTGKTYLAVACAVDALEREQVRRILLVRPAVEAGEKLGFLPGDLAQKIDPYLRPLYDALYEMLGFEHVAKLIERQVIEIAPLAYMRGRTLNNSFIILDESQNTTLEQMKMFLTRIGFGSTAVITGDITQVDLPRGTKSGLAHVIEVLKDVPGISFTHFQPKDVVRHPLVQRIVEAYDRFDARQAKPEVPGKDA comes from the coding sequence TTGAACGCACCCATACAACCTCATCGCTTTATCCTCGAACCCTTCGAGGCCCACCGCTTCGCCAACTTGTGCGGCCAGTTCGACGAGCACCTGCGCCTGATCGAACAACGCCTGGCCATCGAGATCCGCAACCGCGGCAATCAGTTCGAATTGATTGGCGAACCCAAGACCACCTCCGCCGCCGAGCAACTGCTGCGCCGCCTCTATCGCGAAGCCAAGGCGTCCGAGCTCTCGCCAGAAACCGTCCACCTGTACCTGCAGGAGTCGACCGTCGAGAATCTCGACAATCCGGCCGTGAACGAGGTCAGCGTCTCGCTGCGCACGCGCAAGGGCAACATCCGCCCGCGCGGGGTCAACCAGCAGCGCTACGTCAAGGAAATCCTGGGCAACGACATCAATTTCGGCATTGGTCCGGCCGGTACCGGCAAGACCTACCTGGCCGTGGCCTGCGCCGTTGACGCCCTGGAGCGAGAGCAGGTGCGGCGCATCCTGCTGGTTCGTCCGGCAGTGGAAGCCGGCGAAAAGCTCGGCTTCCTGCCGGGCGATCTGGCCCAGAAGATCGACCCGTACCTGCGCCCGCTGTACGACGCACTGTACGAGATGCTCGGCTTCGAGCACGTGGCCAAGCTGATCGAACGCCAGGTGATCGAAATCGCCCCGCTGGCCTACATGCGCGGCCGGACCCTGAACAACAGCTTCATCATCCTCGACGAAAGCCAGAACACCACCCTGGAGCAGATGAAGATGTTCCTCACGCGCATCGGCTTCGGCTCGACGGCGGTGATCACCGGCGACATCACCCAGGTCGACCTGCCACGCGGCACCAAGTCGGGCCTGGCCCACGTGATCGAGGTGCTCAAGGACGTGCCGGGCATCAGCTTCACCCACTTCCAGCCCAAGGATGTGGTCCGCCACCCCTTGGTGCAGCGTATCGTCGAGGCCTACGACCGCTTCGATGCACGCCAGGCAAAGCCCGAGGTCCCCGGCAAAGATGCTTGA
- the hemL gene encoding glutamate-1-semialdehyde 2,1-aminomutase, which yields MSRSESLFAQAQKHIPGGVNSPVRAFRSVGGTPLFFKHAEGAYVVDEDDKRYVDYVGSWGPMILGHGHPDVLASVRKQLEHGLSYGAPTAMETEMADLVCSIVPSMEMVRMVSSGTEATMSAIRLARGYTGRDAIIKFEGCYHGHSDSLLVKAGSGLLTQGVPSSAGVPADFAKHTLTLPFNDIAAVEKTLSEVGQTVACIIVEPVAGNMNCVPPAPGFLEGLREQCDKHGVVLIFDEVMTGFRVSLGGAQGHYGIKPDLSTFGKIVGGGMPVGCFGGKREIMECIAPLGPVYQAGTLSGNPLAMAAGLTTLKLISRPGFHDELTAFTTRMLDGLQQRADAAGVPFVTTQAGAMFGLYFSGADDIVTFDDVMGSDVERFKRFFHLMLEGGVYLAPSAFEAGFTSIAHGDKELQITLDAAEKAFAALK from the coding sequence ATGTCCCGTTCCGAATCCCTGTTCGCCCAAGCCCAGAAGCACATCCCTGGTGGTGTGAACTCGCCGGTCCGCGCTTTCCGCAGCGTCGGCGGCACCCCGCTGTTCTTCAAGCATGCCGAAGGCGCCTATGTCGTAGACGAAGACGACAAGCGCTACGTTGACTACGTAGGCTCCTGGGGCCCGATGATCCTGGGTCACGGCCATCCTGACGTGCTGGCGTCGGTGCGCAAGCAACTGGAGCATGGCCTGTCCTACGGTGCCCCGACCGCCATGGAAACCGAGATGGCCGATTTGGTCTGCTCGATCGTGCCGTCCATGGAGATGGTCCGTATGGTCAGCTCCGGTACCGAGGCGACCATGAGCGCCATCCGCCTGGCCCGTGGCTATACCGGTCGCGACGCGATCATCAAGTTCGAAGGCTGCTACCACGGCCACTCCGACAGCCTGCTGGTCAAAGCCGGCTCCGGCCTGCTGACACAGGGCGTACCCAGCTCGGCCGGTGTGCCGGCGGACTTCGCCAAGCACACCCTGACCCTGCCGTTCAACGACATCGCTGCCGTCGAGAAGACCCTGAGCGAAGTCGGCCAGACCGTCGCCTGCATCATCGTCGAGCCGGTCGCTGGCAACATGAACTGCGTACCGCCGGCACCAGGCTTCCTTGAAGGCCTGCGCGAACAGTGCGACAAGCACGGCGTGGTGCTGATTTTCGATGAAGTGATGACCGGCTTCCGCGTCTCGCTGGGCGGCGCCCAGGGCCACTATGGCATCAAGCCGGACCTGTCGACCTTCGGCAAGATCGTCGGCGGCGGCATGCCAGTTGGCTGCTTCGGCGGCAAGCGCGAAATCATGGAGTGCATCGCTCCGCTGGGCCCGGTGTACCAGGCCGGCACCCTGTCGGGCAACCCGCTGGCGATGGCTGCGGGCCTGACCACCCTCAAGCTGATCAGCCGCCCAGGCTTCCACGACGAACTCACCGCCTTCACCACCCGCATGCTCGACGGCCTGCAACAGCGCGCGGATGCCGCTGGCGTACCGTTCGTCACCACCCAGGCGGGTGCCATGTTCGGCCTGTACTTCAGTGGCGCTGACGACATCGTCACCTTCGATGACGTGATGGGCAGCGATGTGGAACGCTTCAAGCGCTTCTTCCACCTGATGCTCGAGGGCGGCGTTTACCTGGCGCCAAGTGCCTTCGAGGCGGGCTTCACCTCCATCGCCCACGGCGACAAGGAGCTGCAGATCACCCTGGATGCCGCCGAAAAGGCCTTTGCCGCGCTGAAGTGA
- the ybeY gene encoding rRNA maturation RNase YbeY, which yields MLELDLQRATDAAAPDDAAFRRWCELALRQRTADSEMTIRLVDEPEGRELNHTYRHKDYATNVLSFPADVPDDLLDIPLLGDLVICVPVVEREAAEQGKSLEAHWAHLVIHGCLHLLGYDHIEDDEAEEMEALERTLLAELGHPDPYADDEITQPDN from the coding sequence ATGCTTGAACTCGACCTGCAACGGGCCACGGACGCTGCCGCCCCCGATGACGCTGCCTTCCGCCGCTGGTGCGAACTGGCCCTGCGCCAGCGCACCGCGGACTCGGAAATGACCATTCGCCTGGTCGACGAGCCCGAAGGCCGTGAGCTGAACCACACCTACCGGCACAAGGACTACGCGACCAACGTGCTGTCCTTCCCCGCCGACGTTCCCGATGACCTGCTCGACATCCCGCTGCTGGGTGACCTGGTCATCTGCGTGCCGGTGGTCGAGCGCGAAGCCGCCGAGCAAGGCAAATCGCTCGAGGCCCATTGGGCGCATCTGGTCATCCATGGCTGCCTGCACCTGCTTGGCTACGATCATATCGAGGACGACGAAGCCGAGGAGATGGAAGCCTTGGAACGAACCTTGCTGGCTGAACTGGGTCATCCGGACCCTTACGCCGACGACGAAATCACACAACCTGACAACTGA